The window ATCCACGACAAGGGACTCAGCACCATGATTGACTGGCGAGATCGTGATTCCTCTGGAAAGCGATTCTCAGCCAAGAAGCGCGCACAGATTTACAGGCTCAGAAAATGGCAGATTCGTACACGAGTTCATAGCTCGGTTGACCGGAATCTTGCCCAGGCTATGACCGAGCTTGATAGGCTAACTTCACAGCTTGGTCTCAAGAAGAGTATCAAGGAACTTGCGGCACTCCTTTACAGGAAACTCATCGTAAAACGCCTCGTGAGGAGCAGGTCCATTGATGCCATGGTTGGAGCTGCAATCTATGCAGCCTGCAGGTTGAGAGAAGCACCACGGTCTCTTGAGGAGATTTCGGACCATTCACGCGTCAGCAAGAAGAAAATCGGTAAGCATTACAGGCTTCTGGTAAGAAAGCTCAAACTCAAAATGCCCATCAGCACTCCCTCAAATTACGTCCCCCGCTTCATCACCGAGCTTGATTTGCCCGGACATGTCCAAGAAAAGGTTCTTGAAATCCTAGACGCAGCACAACAGAAGAAGCGGTTGATTACAGGACGTGATCCACGAGGGCTTGCGGCTGCTGCGATCTATATCGCTTCGATCGTCACCGACAATCGTGTGACGCAGCGCGACATCGCCTCTGCAGCTGGCGTAACTGAAGTCACTGTTCGGAATCGATACAAGGAACTCGTGGACGAGCTGAATATACGCATGACCCCTTAATTCAGCGGTTGGTTGCGGTCCTTTCTGCAGCCAATCACCTTTTTCTTATTTTTTTAGAAGTATTACACCTTCGATCTGCGTCTTCGTTTTACAGATTAGTTTCGCAGTACCGGATATTGATGGACGGATCCCCGGTTGTGGACGATTTGAATGTCCGGATGAACGCTTCCTTCGAAGGGTCCCAAACAGCCAGAATATCATCCTTCTATGTGTAGGAGTAAATTCAGCGAAACAAAGCTACAACTCGATTTGTCTGTACCAATCACGGTACGGAAGGAGGTCTTACAGTGGGACAACTCTTTCCATATCGAGGATGACGCCTGTTCCTATATTCTCATTGTTTATTTGGTACATGAACTCTCGGCATCTTCTACAGGGTGAAAGGATGTATAGACTGCCAGTTCCATCGCCATAAACCGCGACAATTCTCTTGATTTGATATTCACTCGCCGTAATCATGGATCCGATGGCATTGTGTTCAGCATAAAACCCCATGCTTGATCTTGTGTCAATGCAAACACCGCGGTATATATTGTTCTTGTCCGTAACAAGAGCACTTCCCACATTTCCTATTGTGAATTCTCCACTCTGTCGTGGGTGTATAACAGAAACAGCTTCTTGGATGAGTTCTCTGTTGGTAACCATACCAGGGTGGACTCAGTGCTTCTATTTAGCAGGCTCTCTTTGGCTCGGTTAGTGATTCCTCACCGAATCCGCCTCCAAATAGGAGATATAGGCTTTCCATAACCTTTTACGCAATCAGAACCAAGTATATCCGTAGTTGTCGAGGTTATGGTCTTGAGGAGAAAACTGGGTTCGCTTGAAATCAGCGTAGCGAAAGGAGACATCAGTGAATCTGAAGCTGATGCTATTGTGAATGCTGCAAACTCGCATTTATGGATGGGAGCAGGAGTTGCCGGTGCCATCAAACGCCGAGGCGGAACGATAATAGAAGAAGAAGCCATGGCAAAAGGCCCCATAAACCCGGGACAAGCAGTGATAACAAGCGGTGGGAAACTCAAGGCGAAATTCGTTGTGCACTGCGCAGGTATGCCACCAAGTGGAAAGGCAACTGCGGAGAATGTTGCTTCTTCAGTTGAACAAGGATTAGAGCTTGCAGATAAGAAAGGGGTAACTTCGATAGCCATTCCGGCCATAGGAGCAGGAGTCGGGGGATTGAACTATGATGAATCTACTTCTGCAATACTGGAGGGCCTATCTAGGTTCGAAGACCGCTCGGAGTCACTGGAGGAAATCATCCTAGTTGCTTATGGGGATGATGCCAAAGAAGTCTTTGAAAAACATGTCAAGTCCCTGGAGCAATGACCAGTTGGAAGCCTGGAAGATCCATGCAATAGAGGTTAGCCTTGGATTATCAAAGCCTAAGGATATTCAATCGGGTTTAGCAGTGAAGAGCAAAGAAATTCCTCTTTTCGGACCATTCTTGAATCGCTCCCCGCAGGGGGAAATAAGCGGAAAATCAGTTGCTATCCAAGATGAATCTGCCGATGAAGCCATCTTCTGGCCGTCGCTCAGCATACGTGATCGGAATCGTAGACAAGCAATTCGCAGAACAGCAGATGAAGCTCTTATGAAGGCTGCCGAAGAACAATTTCCAACTGTAATGTTCTTCACAGCAGGACTAGAAGCTACAGGGGTACCTTCATGGGAAATAGCCGAAGAAATTACCAATGCCATATATCAGGCTGCTCAACAGGAAACCTCTGTTAAAGAGGTCGTTGTCATCGCTGGAACTGATGTTCAAATCAGCTCATTTCAGTATACGCTTAACAACACGAGACTTCTATTTTCACAAGAATAGACACCAAAGAACAATCAGACTGTTGCTGGTAGCCGTGAAGAGATTTGGTTGCGTAGTTAATCCGTGGGTTTCTGAAGCAAGATTCGAGCATTACGGGGCTATGTTCGAGACTGATTGTTCCTAGTGTGTGAGTCTTCATCTAGGATCTCTAGGCAACAAATGCTCAGAACGCTTATTATCCAGGCTTTTCTCATAAACACAGCTAACCACCACAGGAAGCCAATCTATGAATGAGTACCCCGGAATCACGGTCGAGCAGATGAGCCAAGCGTGGAATGACATCCGCGGCTATACGTCAAGTATGTGGCAGGTATCGGCTCTATGTTTAACCATTGTCACTCTTAGCGTTAACGTATTCTTAACCAGCATGCAAATCGAGTTCTCTCTCGCGTCAATAGCTTGGCTGCCAATCCTGATATTCGCATTTTGTTTTGTTGCGATTACACTCTATACAATCCAGTATCTGCGCAAAGCGACAGTCAAACGTGTGATATTCCTGCTGAAGGTGGAGGAGAAACTGCAGGAATCAGCTCCTGGGTCTACTATTCCACTAAGGCATATCTACGGTGTTGACTGGGGACCACTGGGTGTGTTGCTCTATTTCTTCTACGGTCTAGCCATTGCACTCTTAGCGATGATAGGAATTGTAAGCACATACTTGGTTTTTTCAGTACATGTATTGTTCTCCGTTCTTACTATAGCGGCTTTAGCAGTCACAGGATTCGTAGTATTTCGTCCGCTTTATGGACAATACCAAGACATACTTGAGAGAGAGAATGACGCTTGGACACTAAGCGATGATCGTTGGTTTGATTGGGATGGTGAGCATTTCCCAGTTCTCAAAGACATATCTCTTTACCTCATAGGAGTACTGAAAGAAGCTGCAAGAGGAGGGCGAGTGAATCTCACAAATAAGGTGAGAAGGTACGTTAGTGAGTCGCATGGTTCTGACCTCTCGCAGGAGACCGTATGATATCTCTTATCCGAATCTGGACCTATCCATAAGCTGGGTCTCGACCCTCGAATTCGTACTTGGCGAGAATGTGACAAGAAGGATGCAATTCAAGATTTGGACAAGATAGCTGAGAAGATACGTGAATTAGAAGTGATGCCTGACTGATTGTAGGACCACTTCTCATTCAGAAATAGGAGCCCCCATACCTACCTGATGTCACATGCAAACTGTCTTTCTGTTACATTCTCAGTCTGCGCCTTGCAACACTAGCCGATTTGACCAAGGGATCCCAGGTATCGCATATTGCAGGAGCATAGCAATTCTCGAAATCGAAGAGTTCCACAGCATCGATTTCCTGCTGGATACCAAGGGTTATCACATTGAGTCTCATCGCAGCATCTTCAGGCCCAACAAGTTGACCGCCTACGAGCTTCCCTTCCGATTTCGTGTAGTAGGTCTTGACCTTGATGTCTTTCCCACCAACATAGTAAGGTGGTTTGGTCTCTCCCTTGATTGACCCTTTCTTTACGTTCACATCGAATTCATCAGCCATATGCTCTGTAAGACCGGTACTTGCTATCTCAATACCAAATAGCTTGGTTACCTTTGCTCCGACTATGCCTGGAAAACTTGCATCTCCACCGGCTGTATTGATGCCTGCTACCCGACCTTGTCGAACTGCGATAGTACCAAGACCACCCGCCATAGGATTACCAGTGATGAAGTCCTTGTGTTCCACACAATCACCACAAGCATAGACATCTTCGAGACTGGTCATCATCGTGTCGTCCGCAACGATACCTCCAGTTGGTCCAATCTCTACACCGAGTTCTTCTGCCAAATCAGTGGTTGCTCGAACTCCTGTAGCAACTACAACAATATCGGCATCAATCTCGGAGGTTTCTTCTGTTTCTCTGTCCTGCACAACTACAGTCTCTGGTTCGTCAGTTCCCGTAATCTCTTGGGCGGCGGTATTACACAGAATCTTCAGTCCATGTTCCTTGCACTGTTCTTCCACTATCTCAGCCATATCGGGGTCAACCATGGCAAGAAGGATATTCGGGAGGAACTCCACCACAGTCACATCAAGACCTCTTTCGTGAAAAGCTTCAGCTGTTTCCATCCCGACCAGGCCTCCACCAATGACGACCACTTTTTCTGCCCTGTCAGCTTCCTTAACGAGTTGCTTGGCATCGTCTATGGTCCTCAATCCGTAAACCCTGTCTTTGTCCAAACCCTCAATGGGCGGATCCGCATTCTCGGCTCCTGTAGCTAGAATCAGTTTGCTGAACTCTAGGGAGCCTTCTTCGTCTTCTCCCTCGTATTCAAGTGTCTTGGACTCCATATCAACAGAAGTAACATCAGTCCCAAGCTTCGCATCCACTTTCAGAGCAGACCAATTGTCTTCCTTCATCAGGATAAGATCTTCAAACTCTCGAACTTTACCTGAGATGGTGTATGGTAAGCCGCACCTCGAATACTGAGAGTAAGGCTCTCTGTTGAATAACGTAATTGGAATTTTGCGATTCTCTTTCCGGGCCTGCATGGCCGCAGTTGCTCCAGCTGCACCGCAACCAATAATGGCAATATGATCAACCATAAGCAATTCTCCACTGCAGAATTGAATCTCTGCTGCACATATTCGGCGTCATCACTATAACTTCAATCTTTGGGAAAGGCAGATGTCTCGGTTTCTATTTCTCGTTCACAGATCTCTGCATGCCGTCAGAGCCAGATTCAACATCAAGCGAATGCGGGCAATTTGGAACACATGTTCTAAATTTTAGGGTGAGACAAGCAAGTTCGGTGGGTGAAAAGGAAGGCTAGCTGAAGCACAGATGGTACTTGACAAAATCCAGGTTATCTTTTCATGAAGGGTTTCCTACAGAAGACACATCATGCTACAACCTTCACATCTGATTGCTGAATAAATCGTTCTGCCATATCCACTAACCTCAATCACGTAAAAGGACACTCCGAATCTTGACCTTCCGCTTTTTCTGATTTCAATTCCAGTTTCTTTCTGCGGCTCGTAGAAGAACGGAAAATCATGTGATGAGCCAGCACGTAACAACGCCGAGAAGAAAAGAGAGGCTATCCTACTTTCTCTCTTTTTCAAGCTCTTCAGGTGTCAACGAATCCGAATCGATAGAGTCCTGTTCTGAACTCTCAACTTCTGCCCCTTCGTCATCAGGTTTCATGTCGATTTCCGAAGGTTCAGGTATTGGTTCATCTTGTTCAGAGACCGATACCTGCTCGTCCTCAGGCTGTGAAGTCTCTTCCGTGTCTTCTTGAGGTCTTACACCTGGAACAATGGCTCCGGCATCAGATCCTTTATCCTGCAGTTCTTCAATCTGCGTCTTTCTTCGCACATAGAGGGCAATAACAACGCCAACGGAGAGTGCCGCTCCAACAAGAGTGAGAGCAGTCTGCCAGTCACTGGCTGAAGCTCCAAAGAGTTGTTGCCATGTCAGGAATAGGAATGCAATACCTGCCAGATTCATGACAAAGCTCCGTAGTGGCGTTTCAATTTTCTCAATCTCTGTCACTTCAGTGTCAACAAGCGCTGCTGCAACAACACCTGCATTGTAGCTATTCGAATCAGTCTTTTTCGCAAGCTTTCGAACCGAAACAGACTTGTGTTTGTCCAAAACCTTGAGAGCGGGCTCAACTTTGTCCACAAGTACATCAGCATACTCCAACTTAGCTTCTTCTTTGGATATGCCACATTTCTTGCAACCGCCTCTTTTCTCATCCCAGTTCTTCAAGCATTTCGGACATTTGTTCATTGGCCACGCTTCAGGTGCCACTTCTCGAAGCCGCTGCTTCACAACGAATTCGCTGACAGCAGTTCCCTTCCCGTCTTCATGCTCATCATCGCTCTTCCGTCGTATTTTTGACGTCATACCAGCAACCATTGAGAATAGGGCGGGAAGAGCTCCAAGAACTGCGAGATTTGGGAGTGACCTAATCTCAGACATCTTCTTGTGAATACCTCTCAGTTTAGCAGCTGTCTTGATTCCCTCAATTATGGTGCCTATGCCACTACCTATACCATACACAGCACTAACGGTTGCAACTGATGCTGCAATTCCAGCTGCAGACGTAACTACGGCCATTGGTTCTGCGGGGATTTTAAGATAGAATGTTGCTCCAATTGAATGCGTCTCCGATTCGCTCAGTTCGTTATAGGTGAAGTTCAGTGAAGCGCGGAAAAGACCAGTTGCCAGATCAACAGGGCCAGCATCAATCATCTCTCCGAAGTCCATGTTGGCCTCAACGGGATCCACAGGTTCATCGTGGGGTAATACAACCCAACTAGTATTTGTTGTGGGGTTGCGGACTTCAACAGGGAATAGTGCTATGTCCATGTAATAGAACCATATGTGTCCGCTCATGTTGATTGGTTGGTCATTGGTAACGTTAACCTGTAGGAAGAGGCTCATAGGCTCTTCCAAGTCAACCACAATAGGATTTTCGTCTGTGGCTTCAGTAATGGGTCGTCCATCAAGTCTGAGAAGAATATGCAGACGATCATCGCCGACAAAGGAATCATCAAAGTCTTGGGCTTCTGCTACTGGTGTTGAAAACGAAACTACAGCTAAGGCAAGTATTGTACAGAGGAAGAACAGTCGTAGTGAAGGATATCTCATCTGCAGATTCTCTCTCCTGTCTTAAAGTCGTCAGACAACCATCTAGACTCTCATAGTTGAAAAGCCTTTGCCCTATTGACAAAGACTCACTAAGTATTGAGCTAACCACGGACGATATCAGCGGCTCTGCGTGCGATATCACGGTAGCCATCAGCTTTGTTCATGATGCCCTTTGCACCTGCATCTAAAGCCTCAGAAATCATATCGGAATCAACGTAAGCTGTAAGAATGTAGATATCTTCAATTCCTTTTTCCACAAGCGCCTTAGTGCATTCGATACCATTCATGGGATGCATCTTCAAATCCATAAGCACAACATCAGGCGGATTCCCCTTTTCCAGGAGGTTCTCGGTTGCTTCAATGGCCTCATTTCCATCAGTAGCCGGTATCAGCTGAAAATCATCGAGAAAGGTGCGTAGATATGTCTCCATGACTGATGACACGGCGGGTTCATCATCTACTACCATGACGCACTTTACCATCTTCATCACTTTGCACTCTTGCCAAACAGTAGGCCCGGTTCTTAGGTTATGGAATACAGTATTCACTTATGAATGTCACCGCAATTGCTGCATTTCATCAGCAATCCGTTCTATTCTACTGTCGATAGATGGCATGAGCA of the Candidatus Thorarchaeota archaeon genome contains:
- a CDS encoding transcription initiation factor IIB, whose protein sequence is MASNTKSAEERRKRSAEFTCPECGGHDVVQDLEKGERICATCGLVVSDHRIDKGPDWRAFTTEERNARARAGAPTNYTIHDKGLSTMIDWRDRDSSGKRFSAKKRAQIYRLRKWQIRTRVHSSVDRNLAQAMTELDRLTSQLGLKKSIKELAALLYRKLIVKRLVRSRSIDAMVGAAIYAACRLREAPRSLEEISDHSRVSKKKIGKHYRLLVRKLKLKMPISTPSNYVPRFITELDLPGHVQEKVLEILDAAQQKKRLITGRDPRGLAAAAIYIASIVTDNRVTQRDIASAAGVTEVTVRNRYKELVDELNIRMTP
- a CDS encoding cytidine deaminase, producing MVTNRELIQEAVSVIHPRQSGEFTIGNVGSALVTDKNNIYRGVCIDTRSSMGFYAEHNAIGSMITASEYQIKRIVAVYGDGTGSLYILSPCRRCREFMYQINNENIGTGVILDMERVVPL
- a CDS encoding macro domain-containing protein, which encodes MRRKLGSLEISVAKGDISESEADAIVNAANSHLWMGAGVAGAIKRRGGTIIEEEAMAKGPINPGQAVITSGGKLKAKFVVHCAGMPPSGKATAENVASSVEQGLELADKKGVTSIAIPAIGAGVGGLNYDESTSAILEGLSRFEDRSESLEEIILVAYGDDAKEVFEKHVKSLEQ
- a CDS encoding FAD-dependent oxidoreductase, which produces MVDHIAIIGCGAAGATAAMQARKENRKIPITLFNREPYSQYSRCGLPYTISGKVREFEDLILMKEDNWSALKVDAKLGTDVTSVDMESKTLEYEGEDEEGSLEFSKLILATGAENADPPIEGLDKDRVYGLRTIDDAKQLVKEADRAEKVVVIGGGLVGMETAEAFHERGLDVTVVEFLPNILLAMVDPDMAEIVEEQCKEHGLKILCNTAAQEITGTDEPETVVVQDRETEETSEIDADIVVVATGVRATTDLAEELGVEIGPTGGIVADDTMMTSLEDVYACGDCVEHKDFITGNPMAGGLGTIAVRQGRVAGINTAGGDASFPGIVGAKVTKLFGIEIASTGLTEHMADEFDVNVKKGSIKGETKPPYYVGGKDIKVKTYYTKSEGKLVGGQLVGPEDAAMRLNVITLGIQQEIDAVELFDFENCYAPAICDTWDPLVKSASVARRRLRM
- a CDS encoding response regulator transcription factor, with the translated sequence MMKMVKCVMVVDDEPAVSSVMETYLRTFLDDFQLIPATDGNEAIEATENLLEKGNPPDVVLMDLKMHPMNGIECTKALVEKGIEDIYILTAYVDSDMISEALDAGAKGIMNKADGYRDIARRAADIVRG